CTAATAATGGCCCTATAGTTAGCCAACACAAgtaaaagaaagcaaaagaTAGATAATTTCTTCCTACAGAGAACCAAAGACATCAAGAGCCACACGGTATCTAATCCCATAGGTCCATATGATCCTTCATTTGCAAGTTCCAACAATAACCTTCCCATTcacatatacatatacatatacataaacATAACATACTTTCTTTATTGCTATATATTCTGCACCTGATCCCCCCCACTAGTcttttaaaactatatttttCATCATATTTTCTATGTTGGTGACAAACATATTTGTCTATTTCTAACCAATAATTCCAATTCCATAGACTTTGAAATTAAAATCATCATCCATTTTGAACCCACTAGGCATATATGATGGATGGTGATGATGAGTATATTCAAGCATCTAAAGGGAAGAATGTTGAAAGTTTCACATGTTCAGAAGTAGCACTACCACAGAACAAAAATGCtaagaagaaaaagagtaagATAGAGAACAAGAGAAGATTCAGTGATGAGCAAATTAGATCACTTGAGTGCATATTTGAGTCAGAGTCCAAGCTTGAGCCAAGGAAGAAGATTCAGCTAGCAAGAGATCTTGGATTGCAGCCAAGGCAAGTTGCTATATGGTTTCAGAACAGAAGGGCACGGTGGAAATCAAAACGAATAGAGCAAGAATATAGGAAGCTTAAAGATGAATATGACTGCTTAGCTTCTCGCTTTGAGTCTCTAAAGAAAGAGAAGGACTCCTTACAATTAGAGGTAAAACTTactcttccacttcttaattCATTTACTTTGAATGCCGAGCCTTGGTTCGATTGTAAGAGATGAAAAATTCTTATACTGTGCTcaacaaatatatattataaagtttctgaagccttaactgtgttattttcttttctttttccttttttcccCTTCTCCCGAAACAGCTAAAGAAGCTGAATGATTTGATGGTGGTATCAGCATCTCATCATGATGGAAGAAGACAAGAGAAGGTTATTGCAAAGGGAAGTATCACAGATGATGGTGGTTCAGGAAGTCCTCACAGCAATTGGAGGCCTaacgaagaagaagaggaagcaaAGACAAGTTTTTCAAATGAGGGTGTTGATGATGACACAGTACCTTTACCTTCTGATGATAAACCTGATGAGGAAAGAGAGCACCACCGccatcaccaccaccaagtTATGAGAATGGATGATGAGGAGCAGCATTTAGAGATTCCTTTGGAATCACTTGAGAAATGGTACAGTGAGGATCCAAGTGGAATCTTGGATCAATCATGTAGCACTTCACAATGGTTGGATTTCTGGActtgagaaagaaaaaaacataCACACTCTTTTCTTGCATGTTATGACGATGGTTCCTTGAAGAAGAAGGAACAAAGAAAGTTCGGTTCTTCTTCTGAAGCCAGCATAGCGATGTGATGATCAAGAGGTGCTAGCACAAGAAGAATGTAGGAAACTCATGTTGGATATGCCAAAACTGTTCCAAGAGATGAAGTTTTGTAGGCTTGATTTATAGGGAGAGAACTAAGATAGCCTCCCTCCTCACTTCTCACTGGATGATTCAATTCTTtcttcctttcctttttcttcataGAGATTTGGAAGAATAATATTGTGCCTTGTTTATGTTTCCTCATGCTTGCATGCCTTCAGATCCGTGTGCGCATGGGCGTGCGTGTGTATTGCGTTATATTAGCTATGCCCCTCTTAACATGTGTAAAATGGTAACAGTGAATGATGATATTGCTTTACTTGACATAATGAAACAATGaacttgcttatttcctaacCTGCCTTCCATTCCCATTTTAAGCTGTTAAGAATTATGATATATATGCAGCCAATAACCTTGGCAACTTTTGTCTACTGATCAGACAGAGTTTCAGCATACATTGACTCTGATCTGCTAAGCTTGTTCAAAGAATTGAACTGGTATTGGATATGTATATAGAATATAAACGAACGGCCTGAAAGAAAATGCTTCAATATATTAAGCCAtacctgataattattgatcaTCCCATGGGCGTAGAGGTCAACTTTGATGTTGAAAATATATTTCTTTACTAAGCTTTATTGTGCGGTTGACTATTGACAATGTTTTCAGAATCATTCGTAAATTCGTAATTGAGCAATGAGCATTGATATTCTTTCtagaattaattataatagTTATATTCAAATAAAGATAcccatttttttataaattattacaAGATAGTATTAAAGAAGTAGTGTTCATAGGCCAGAGTCATGTATGTTCTGTTGTTATCCTGCATAAAAACTGGTAGGACATTGTCTGAGAGTAAGAAATTTTCTTGTGGTTTAACAAATCACTGATGGAATATAAATGCAAGCATTTAATAAAATCAGTACTTCTGGCTGCCTATCCAACACTTCTGCTGGCACTTCATCTCCATCAatatttcatattaaaaatgACTTTTATATTTAAGAAACAGTCTGTGCATTTGATTTGCGAAAAATAGTTGGATATTACTTCTAAGGTTGATGAAAAAAACGAaacaaaattcaattttcatacctcttttttttattgttttaaaaaatttcggTCATTCACAAGAGAGAAAGGATAAACTAACAAAATTCACCAGATGATAAGGACAAAAATATTCTCAAATTATTATAAAACGTGACAAAAATATTCTCAAATTATTATAAGTGACAAGCGACTTTTATATTTTACAAACCGTTTATGTATTTTATCCAAAATTTTGTACGAATATGTAGATAATTATTTTGACAATACAtacaaaaaattgaataaaaattcgatctctataaatttttaaagatattcttagtcattgattaaaaaaaatttacttaacGCAAAGTCactgaattttaaaaataaaattatcttatttttctagtcatatttgaaaaaaaaattattaaaatttaatttctaataaattttaaaaaaaaatatatttaatattaaatatttttattgtatttcaaaatattttaaaaacatttttgttattaacaaaaattagGAGTATTTTTGTCGGTATACTAAAAAATCAGAAGTAATTTTGATAGTTTATCCAAAAGGAATTCACAAAACATTTgatatgaaaattttaaatttgtaaagATGAAAAACTCActtcttttaataatatttaaaaagatcaCATTAAAATTGAATTACTAAAATCTCGGAGAATATATAACTaatattgttattttttgttaatgttttcaatttatcatttttttaacggtatcaatttttaaaaagaaactCTTGAGctcaataattttatatttttagctATTATTTAGTGAGTACAAATACTAAATTgtttctaaaaaatataaatacaaattatattaattcatatatataaatCTGATAAATATAggtataaattatatattttttgtatatagAATATTTGTAAATATGgatataaattattatcaattagattaaaaaataataatatttattgacGATTTAGCATTGCttagattaaatattattaagaTAGTTTAAGGCCAAATTAttcaacttttaaattttcaGGAGATAGAAGTCAATTGGCTTGATCCGCAACAAGGTGCAGGATTCAACGGTTACCACACAAAATACATCAGAACACGACCTCCAAACAACTAACCAACAGTTCAGTTGTGTTTGTGTTGCTGAATCTGCTGAGAACTTTAAATCTATTTTCTTATGCTTTTACCAAGACTGAGCAATTATGGCACTCTCAGCATTGAGTCTTGGCCCTTCAAACCTTAACCCCTTTTCATATTCCATATTCAAGTCTCTCAAGCTCCCTCCTTTCTTGCAAACTCAGAAGGTTGGTTCAACGTACATCTATTCTTTTTCATGTGATGTTATATGATGATGACAAGTATTCAGGGGTCATGACAGGTGAAGATAGGGCCTCTGAGTGTGTCTCCGATGGGGTTTGGAACATGGGCATGGGGTAATCAACTTCTTTGGGGTTATCAAGAATCCATGGATAACGAGCTTCAACAAGTGTTCAATATTGCTCTGGAGAATGGTGTCAATCTATTTGACACTGCTGATTCTTATGGCACTGGAAGCTTAAATGGCCAGAGCGAGAAGCTTCTTGGAAGGTTCATCCGAAATTTTCGAGGTTCATCAcatattttcctttttcaatttcaatttcatttcgTACATGGCTTTGCGGTTTTGTTGAGTATTGTATTATTCAGAACAAAAAGGGAGTGGCAGTGACAGTGACATAGTAATTGCTACAAAGTTTGCAGCATATCCATGGCGCCTTACGCCAGGCCAGTTTGTGAATGCTTGCAGGTATTCTTTGCTGTGTTTaggtttttagggtttagggtacaaaatcgaaaattaaatgAACTGAATTTTCACTTTTCAGGGCTTCACTAGAAAGGATGCAAATTGAGCAAATTGGGATAGGTCAACTACATTGGTCAACTGCAAATTATGCCCCTTTTCAGGAATTGGCGCTTTGGGATGGCTTGGTGACAATGTATGATAAGGTTACAATAatattatgtttaatttaaCCCATGCTATTTAGACATTGAATTCAATGGTTAAATTTTCAATAACAAAAATTGCTGCACTCATTAACTATGGTGCCATTTAGGGTTTAGTTAAAGCTGTTGGAGTAAGCAATTATGGACCAAAGCAGCTTTTGAAGATACATGATTATTTGAAAAAGTGTGGAGTCCCTTTATGTTCTGCCCAGGTATGCAGTTATCCATTATACCTTGTTTTAAGGCCAAAAATACTCGAGTTTTGTGGTTGTCAAATGAACACCTACTTTGAATATGACCATAGTTTTGAACATTGAAGGTGCAATTTTCTTTGCTAAGCATGGGGGAAGATCAACTGGAGATAAAGAGCATATGTGATTCACTGGGTATTCAATTGATTGCTTATAGTCCCTTAGGACTTGGAATGCTCACTGGGAAATACTCACCTTCCACACTTCCAACTGGCCCAAGGTGGGTTCATAAGAGATTAACAACTAGTTCGCAAATTTTACATAAGAGATTAACCAGTATCCTAATGAATTCTTAGTACCTTTGTTATTTATGGTATTTTACAGGGGGTTGCTATTTAAGCAAATACTTCCAGGCCTAGATCCTTTATTAAGTTCCTTGAGAGACATTGCAAACAAAAGGCGCAAAACCATGTCACAAGTAATCTCTTTCCCTTTCACTTTTGTTGCATTCTATTACGAATTTTCTATTTGTTACATGCTCCCTTGGTTATTTTTTATGCGACTTTTTATACTTGTTCTGTGTTTGGATACACTATCTGAAGATACCAAAAAAATAACTtgtacaaataaaattaaaattgctgTTGCTTCATTATCAGGATCTATAAGTGAGTAAGTTAGTTAAGTTAGTTATAGAGTTTTTTATAACTAAAGTTGACTTAGTCTAAATCTGTTTTGCTACCTGTAATTGGACTGCATTAGGCTCAATTGCAGTGAGCATTACTCTCTGTATATATAGGATATCAGTGTATCGTGTGATCAGTGAATGAAATCATAATTTCTCTAATTCATTCACTTTCTTGCAATGCATGTTTTCTCCaattttctttctctatttCATTCTTCTGCTGTGCTT
This sequence is a window from Arachis stenosperma cultivar V10309 chromosome 10, arast.V10309.gnm1.PFL2, whole genome shotgun sequence. Protein-coding genes within it:
- the LOC130955212 gene encoding homeobox-leucine zipper protein ATHB-12-like, with translation MMDGDDEYIQASKGKNVESFTCSEVALPQNKNAKKKKSKIENKRRFSDEQIRSLECIFESESKLEPRKKIQLARDLGLQPRQVAIWFQNRRARWKSKRIEQEYRKLKDEYDCLASRFESLKKEKDSLQLELKKLNDLMVVSASHHDGRRQEKVIAKGSITDDGGSGSPHSNWRPNEEEEEAKTSFSNEGVDDDTVPLPSDDKPDEEREHHRHHHHQVMRMDDEEQHLEIPLESLEKWYSEDPSGILDQSCSTSQWLDFWT
- the LOC130955210 gene encoding pyridoxal reductase, chloroplastic — encoded protein: MALSALSLGPSNLNPFSYSIFKSLKLPPFLQTQKVKIGPLSVSPMGFGTWAWGNQLLWGYQESMDNELQQVFNIALENGVNLFDTADSYGTGSLNGQSEKLLGRFIRNFREQKGSGSDSDIVIATKFAAYPWRLTPGQFVNACRASLERMQIEQIGIGQLHWSTANYAPFQELALWDGLVTMYDKGLVKAVGVSNYGPKQLLKIHDYLKKCGVPLCSAQVQFSLLSMGEDQLEIKSICDSLGIQLIAYSPLGLGMLTGKYSPSTLPTGPRGLLFKQILPGLDPLLSSLRDIANKRRKTMSQVAINWCICKDTIPIPGVKTIKQVKENLGALGWRLSSEEVLQLEYAAQESPRKMIQNIFQTR